In the Leptolyngbya sp. FACHB-261 genome, one interval contains:
- the hisD gene encoding histidinol dehydrogenase has product MPLIFEPDIPAFLGSMLRIITQRIEAETELRRIRDRIHDDQVIHKEATVREILQAVKRTGDQALLHYTAEFDRQELRAEELRVSGAELDAAYQQISKDLLSAIRLAHQRITAFHQQRLPQNWVQFEDNGVVLGKRYTPVDAAGIYVPGGQAAYPSTVLMNAVPAKVAGVKRIAMVTPPGPDKALNSAVLVAAQEAGITEIYRVGGAQAIAALAYGTQTIPKVDVVTGPGNVYVTLAKKLVYGNVGIDSLAGPSEVLVIADSGANPAHVAADLLAQAEHDPLAASVLLTPSTALATQVVREVNHQLEDHPRRTLTEKSIAHYGLVVVVGSLEEALELSNDFAPEHLELEVADPWTLLEGIRHAGAIFLGYATPEAVGDYLAGPNHTLPTSGAARYASPLQVEVFMKHTSLIQYTPASLQNVAQAIDQLTEAEGLYSHGESVRLRVQPEGGLFAQEDPGSPG; this is encoded by the coding sequence ATGCCGCTGATCTTTGAGCCTGACATACCGGCGTTCTTGGGTTCTATGCTGCGAATCATCACTCAGCGGATTGAGGCGGAGACGGAGCTTCGGCGCATCCGCGACCGGATTCATGATGACCAGGTAATACACAAGGAGGCGACCGTTCGTGAGATTCTGCAAGCAGTCAAGCGCACTGGAGATCAGGCCTTGCTTCACTACACTGCCGAGTTTGACCGGCAGGAGTTACGGGCTGAGGAGCTGCGCGTTAGCGGTGCTGAACTGGATGCAGCCTACCAGCAGATTAGCAAGGACTTACTAAGCGCCATTCGCTTAGCTCACCAGCGCATCACCGCCTTCCATCAGCAACGTCTGCCCCAAAACTGGGTCCAGTTTGAGGACAACGGTGTGGTCCTGGGCAAGCGTTACACCCCCGTGGATGCAGCTGGGATCTATGTACCTGGTGGCCAAGCAGCTTACCCGAGTACAGTTTTGATGAATGCTGTGCCAGCCAAGGTCGCAGGAGTGAAGCGCATCGCCATGGTGACGCCGCCCGGACCTGACAAAGCCTTAAATAGTGCAGTACTAGTAGCGGCTCAAGAAGCTGGAATCACCGAGATCTATCGGGTCGGCGGGGCCCAAGCTATCGCTGCACTGGCCTATGGCACCCAGACGATTCCCAAAGTGGACGTGGTCACTGGCCCTGGGAACGTATATGTCACCCTGGCGAAAAAGCTGGTATACGGCAACGTCGGCATTGACTCCTTAGCTGGGCCATCTGAGGTTTTGGTCATTGCTGACTCAGGCGCTAACCCCGCCCATGTTGCAGCGGATCTGCTGGCTCAGGCAGAACACGATCCCCTTGCTGCATCGGTGTTGCTTACCCCTAGCACGGCCCTTGCTACTCAGGTCGTACGGGAAGTTAATCATCAACTGGAAGACCATCCCCGACGCACTCTCACAGAGAAGTCCATTGCCCATTACGGGCTAGTAGTGGTGGTCGGCTCCTTAGAGGAGGCTCTTGAACTCTCCAACGACTTCGCGCCAGAACACCTGGAGTTAGAGGTTGCTGATCCTTGGACGCTGTTGGAAGGCATTCGCCACGCTGGTGCTATTTTCTTGGGTTATGCAACGCCAGAAGCAGTGGGGGATTATCTGGCAGGTCCTAACCACACCCTGCCAACCTCTGGGGCAGCCCGGTATGCCTCCCCGCTTCAAGTGGAAGTTTTTATGAAGCATACCAGCCTGATTCAGTACACACCGGCGTCTCTACAAAATGTGGCCCAAGCTATCGATCAACTGACTGAGGCAGAGGGGCTGTATTCTCATGGTGAGTCGGTGAGACTAAGGGTTCAGCCAGAAGGAGGTCTGTTTGCTCAAGAAGATCCTGGTAGCCCTGGATAG
- a CDS encoding late competence development ComFB family protein → MTRDSKTAKAFRNAAEELVLAEAELQVQSLPPSLRQQISPVEVAARALNRLSPLYATSEKGWRLQQLKANHEAGRQVSAVVRQALATVQQAPRRDSPPLTSVSEELQQERVLRELRQILRREDLDWHNLVPVFKEKLAETSQGCYTWRRREPQSWDNQRFLR, encoded by the coding sequence ATGACTCGTGACTCAAAAACAGCCAAAGCTTTCAGAAACGCAGCTGAGGAACTGGTGCTGGCGGAGGCCGAACTCCAAGTCCAGAGTCTACCGCCTAGCTTGCGTCAACAGATTAGTCCTGTAGAGGTTGCCGCTCGCGCCCTCAACCGGCTAAGCCCCCTGTATGCCACCAGTGAGAAAGGCTGGCGCTTGCAGCAGCTCAAAGCCAATCATGAGGCGGGTCGGCAAGTGAGTGCGGTTGTGCGGCAAGCCCTAGCTACAGTCCAACAAGCACCCCGGCGAGACTCTCCGCCTCTAACTTCTGTGTCAGAGGAGTTACAGCAGGAGCGTGTTTTGCGCGAGCTACGCCAGATTCTGCGACGCGAGGATCTCGATTGGCATAATTTGGTCCCTGTCTTTAAAGAAAAGCTCGCTGAAACGTCCCAGGGTTGCTACACCTGGCGGCGGCGCGAACCACAATCTTGGGACAATCAGCGTTTCTTACGCTAG
- the rpsT gene encoding 30S ribosomal protein S20 yields MANIKSAVKRVEIAERNRLRNKAYRSAVKTLTKRCFEAVAAYQQSPSSETLRAAQTSLSTAFSKIDKAVKRGVLHTNTGSRRKARLSQVLKSLETASAP; encoded by the coding sequence GTGGCAAACATCAAATCTGCAGTTAAGCGCGTAGAAATCGCTGAGCGGAACCGCTTACGTAACAAAGCTTACCGGTCTGCCGTTAAAACCCTGACAAAGCGATGCTTTGAGGCTGTAGCTGCCTATCAGCAAAGCCCCAGCTCGGAAACTCTGCGGGCAGCCCAAACCAGCCTGTCTACCGCTTTCAGCAAGATTGATAAGGCGGTCAAACGCGGCGTTTTGCACACTAACACTGGCTCTCGTAGGAAAGCCCGGCTCTCTCAGGTCCTAAAGTCGCTTGAAACTGCTTCGGCGCCCTAA
- the rpoB gene encoding DNA-directed RNA polymerase subunit beta, with protein MTKQSYTAPAFTLPDLVEIQRESFRWFLEEGLIEELESFSPITDYTGKMELHFLGQNYKLKRPKYDIDEAKRRDSTYAVQMYVPTRLINKETGEIKEQEVFIGDLPLMTDRGTFIINGAERVIVNQIIRSPGVYFKSETDKNGRRIYNASLIPNRGAWLKFETDKNDLVWVRIDKTRKLSAQVLLKALGLSDVEIFDALRHPEYFQKTIDKEGQFGEEEALMELYRKLRPGEPPTVSGGQQLLDSRFFDPKRYDLGRVGRYKLNKKLRLNVPDSVRVLTPQDILAVVDYLINLEYDIGQTDDIDHLGNRRVRSVGELLQNQLRVGLNRLERIIRERMTVSEPDSLTPASLVNPKPLVAAIKEFFGSSQLSQFMDQTNPLAELTHKRRISALGPGGLTRERAGFAVRDIHPSHYGRICPIETPEGPNAGLIGSLATHARVNSYGFIETPFWRVENGRVCFEDDRPLYMTADEEDDLRTAPGDISLDEGGNILGEQVPVRYRQEFTTSAPQEVDYMAVSPVQIISVATSLIPFLEHDDANRALMGSNMQRQAVPLLRPERPLVGTGLEPQAARDSGMVVVSRANGEVVYVSAEKIVVRSNEGGREITYPLQKYQRSNQDTCLNQRPLVFVGDKVVTGQVMADGSATEGGELALGQNILVAYMPWEGYNYEDAILISERLVFDDVYTSIHIEKYEIEARQTKLGPEEITREIPNVGEDALRQLDEDGIIRIGSWVDAGSILVGKVTPKGESDQPPEEKLLRAIFGEKARDVRDNSLRVPNAEKGRVVDVRVFTREQGDELPPGANMVVRVYVAQKRKIQVGDKMAGRHGNKGIVSRILPVEDMPFLPDGRPVDIVLNPLGVPSRMNVGQVYECLLAWAGDTLDVRFKVTPFDEMYGSEDDKEVSRALVHGKLEEAAEITAQEWLYDPKNPGKIQVFDGRTGEAFDHPVTIGKAYMLKLVHLVDDKIHARSTGPYSLVTQQPLGGKAQHGGQRFGEMEVWALEAFGAAYTLQELLTVKSDDMVGRNEALNAIVKGRAIPRPGTPESFKVLVRELQSLCLDVSIHKVESREDGSTKDLEVDLMADVGTRRTPSRPTYESISRDDMDDDDDSDD; from the coding sequence ATGACTAAACAGAGCTACACAGCCCCCGCGTTTACTCTGCCGGACTTGGTAGAGATTCAGCGGGAAAGTTTCCGCTGGTTTCTGGAGGAAGGGCTGATTGAGGAGTTGGAGAGCTTCTCACCCATTACCGACTATACCGGCAAGATGGAGCTGCACTTCCTGGGCCAGAACTACAAGCTCAAGCGCCCCAAATATGACATTGACGAGGCGAAACGGCGCGACAGTACCTACGCGGTACAGATGTACGTGCCAACTCGTCTGATCAACAAGGAAACCGGCGAGATTAAAGAGCAGGAAGTGTTCATTGGTGACCTGCCACTGATGACCGACCGGGGGACCTTCATTATTAACGGTGCTGAACGAGTGATCGTCAACCAGATCATTCGTAGTCCGGGGGTGTATTTTAAGTCCGAGACCGATAAGAACGGGCGACGCATCTACAACGCCAGCCTGATTCCGAACCGGGGTGCTTGGTTAAAGTTTGAGACTGACAAGAACGATCTAGTCTGGGTCCGCATCGACAAGACCCGCAAACTCTCAGCACAGGTGCTGCTGAAAGCTTTGGGGTTGAGTGACGTTGAAATTTTTGATGCCCTGCGTCACCCCGAGTACTTCCAAAAAACTATTGATAAGGAAGGGCAATTCGGCGAAGAAGAAGCTCTCATGGAGCTATATCGCAAGCTCCGGCCTGGTGAACCCCCCACAGTCAGTGGCGGGCAACAGTTGCTTGATTCGCGCTTTTTTGACCCCAAACGTTACGACCTTGGCCGCGTTGGCCGTTACAAGCTGAACAAGAAGCTGCGTCTGAACGTACCAGACTCGGTACGGGTGCTCACTCCCCAAGACATTTTGGCGGTAGTGGATTACCTGATTAACCTGGAGTACGACATCGGTCAGACCGATGACATCGATCACTTAGGCAATCGTCGCGTACGTTCGGTTGGTGAACTCCTGCAAAACCAGCTTCGGGTTGGTTTGAACCGATTGGAGCGCATCATTCGAGAGCGCATGACTGTTTCCGAGCCTGATTCGCTCACACCTGCGTCTTTGGTGAACCCCAAACCGTTAGTAGCAGCGATCAAGGAATTCTTTGGCTCCAGCCAGTTATCTCAATTCATGGACCAGACTAATCCTCTGGCTGAGTTGACTCACAAGCGCCGTATTTCTGCCTTGGGCCCTGGTGGTCTCACCCGAGAACGGGCAGGCTTTGCGGTACGGGATATTCACCCATCGCACTACGGACGTATCTGCCCGATTGAGACGCCAGAAGGGCCCAACGCAGGTCTAATTGGGTCTCTAGCTACCCATGCCCGCGTAAATTCTTATGGCTTCATCGAAACCCCGTTCTGGCGGGTGGAAAACGGTCGGGTCTGCTTCGAGGATGACCGCCCGCTATATATGACGGCGGATGAGGAAGATGATTTGAGAACTGCGCCAGGGGATATCTCTCTGGATGAGGGTGGCAACATTCTAGGTGAGCAGGTTCCGGTGCGCTACCGACAGGAGTTCACGACTTCTGCGCCCCAGGAAGTTGACTACATGGCAGTCTCGCCCGTGCAGATCATCTCAGTGGCGACCTCTCTGATTCCTTTTCTGGAGCACGACGATGCTAACCGTGCCCTCATGGGTTCGAACATGCAACGTCAGGCTGTACCCTTGTTGCGCCCTGAGCGTCCCTTAGTCGGCACAGGCTTAGAGCCGCAAGCAGCTCGGGACTCTGGCATGGTTGTGGTCTCCCGTGCTAACGGCGAGGTCGTCTATGTTTCGGCTGAAAAGATTGTGGTGCGGTCCAATGAGGGCGGACGGGAAATTACCTATCCTCTTCAGAAGTACCAGCGCTCTAACCAAGATACCTGCCTAAACCAGCGTCCTCTGGTCTTCGTTGGCGACAAAGTCGTCACTGGCCAGGTCATGGCGGACGGCTCAGCGACGGAAGGCGGCGAGCTGGCTCTAGGTCAGAACATCCTGGTTGCATACATGCCTTGGGAGGGCTACAACTACGAAGACGCCATTCTGATTAGCGAGCGGTTGGTCTTTGACGATGTCTACACCTCGATTCACATTGAGAAGTACGAGATCGAGGCTCGCCAGACCAAGCTGGGCCCTGAGGAAATCACTCGGGAGATCCCCAATGTCGGTGAGGATGCTCTGCGCCAGCTGGATGAAGACGGCATTATCCGGATCGGCTCCTGGGTTGATGCAGGCTCAATTCTGGTTGGCAAGGTGACCCCGAAGGGTGAATCTGATCAGCCCCCTGAAGAAAAACTGCTGCGAGCTATTTTCGGTGAGAAGGCACGGGATGTAAGAGACAACTCCCTACGTGTGCCTAACGCTGAAAAAGGCAGAGTCGTTGATGTGCGAGTGTTCACTCGAGAGCAAGGCGACGAGCTGCCTCCTGGCGCCAATATGGTAGTCCGCGTCTACGTGGCTCAGAAGCGCAAGATTCAGGTGGGTGACAAGATGGCGGGGCGCCATGGCAATAAGGGCATCGTGTCCCGTATTCTGCCAGTCGAAGACATGCCTTTCCTACCAGACGGTAGACCAGTAGACATCGTGCTGAACCCTCTAGGGGTGCCATCCCGCATGAACGTCGGTCAGGTCTACGAGTGTCTGTTGGCATGGGCTGGCGATACGTTGGACGTTCGCTTTAAGGTCACTCCTTTTGATGAAATGTACGGTTCTGAGGACGACAAGGAAGTGTCCCGAGCCCTAGTGCACGGCAAGCTTGAAGAAGCTGCCGAGATCACCGCTCAAGAGTGGTTATACGATCCCAAAAATCCTGGCAAAATTCAGGTGTTTGACGGGCGTACAGGCGAGGCCTTTGACCACCCAGTCACAATCGGCAAAGCCTACATGCTGAAGCTGGTGCACTTGGTTGACGATAAGATCCACGCTCGTTCAACCGGTCCTTACTCACTGGTGACACAGCAGCCTCTGGGCGGTAAGGCTCAGCACGGTGGTCAGCGCTTTGGTGAAATGGAAGTCTGGGCGCTAGAAGCCTTCGGTGCCGCTTACACCTTGCAGGAGTTGCTCACGGTCAAGTCTGATGACATGGTGGGACGTAATGAAGCCCTCAACGCAATCGTGAAGGGCCGGGCCATTCCAAGGCCGGGGACACCAGAGTCGTTCAAGGTGCTGGTTCGTGAGTTGCAATCGTTGTGTTTGGATGTCTCAATCCATAAAGTCGAGTCGCGAGAAGATGGCAGTACTAAGGATCTAGAAGTGGATCTGATGGCAGATGTTGGGACACGGCGCACCCCGTCACGACCCACCTACGAGTCAATCTCACGGGATGACATGGATGACGACGACGACAGCGACGATTGA
- a CDS encoding universal stress protein: protein MLKKILVALDSSELSEQVVQTLKEFALGPEHQVVLVHVLPSVANEIDQPLDIPHATGELELTHHQAMQILQGYQARIPCPSELEVVSGDPAEEIIRLAGIHRSQLIVLGSRGLTGFDRIMQGSVSAQVVADAPCSVLVMKPTA from the coding sequence TTGCTCAAGAAGATCCTGGTAGCCCTGGATAGTTCTGAACTATCTGAACAGGTGGTACAAACGCTGAAGGAGTTTGCTTTGGGGCCTGAGCACCAGGTTGTGCTGGTGCATGTCTTGCCCTCCGTTGCCAATGAAATCGACCAACCCTTAGATATTCCTCATGCAACAGGGGAACTGGAGTTGACTCATCATCAGGCCATGCAGATTCTTCAGGGGTACCAAGCCCGTATCCCCTGTCCGTCCGAGCTAGAAGTGGTATCGGGTGATCCAGCCGAAGAAATTATTCGCTTAGCCGGAATTCATCGGAGTCAGTTGATCGTCTTGGGGAGTCGTGGCTTGACTGGCTTTGACCGCATCATGCAAGGTTCAGTAAGTGCTCAAGTAGTGGCTGACGCGCCCTGTTCGGTGCTGGTTATGAAGCCAACTGCTTAA
- a CDS encoding NUDIX domain-containing protein produces MEDALTQPVEVAIACLRYDDPQRGDLYLMQLRDDLPNIAWPAHWAFFGGHLEQGENPSVAMRRELLEEIGHAPKQLTLYRSDTTSRAVIRHVFQGTLGVSLDQLCLQEGEDMGLFTPQELRSGALFSQKLGRTRKIAQPHLEILLEILET; encoded by the coding sequence GTGGAAGACGCACTGACTCAGCCAGTTGAGGTTGCTATCGCTTGTCTGCGCTACGACGACCCTCAACGAGGGGACCTTTATCTAATGCAATTGCGCGATGACCTGCCTAACATTGCCTGGCCTGCCCATTGGGCTTTTTTTGGGGGGCACTTAGAGCAGGGCGAAAATCCTTCGGTTGCAATGCGCCGGGAGCTACTGGAGGAGATTGGGCATGCGCCGAAGCAGCTAACCTTATACCGCTCAGACACAACCAGTCGCGCCGTTATTCGTCACGTTTTCCAAGGGACGCTGGGAGTTTCTCTAGATCAGCTCTGTTTGCAGGAGGGTGAAGATATGGGTTTGTTTACCCCTCAAGAACTGCGCAGTGGTGCCCTATTCTCCCAAAAACTTGGGCGAACTCGCAAAATTGCCCAGCCTCACCTGGAAATCCTGTTGGAGATCCTGGAAACTTAA
- the rpe gene encoding ribulose-phosphate 3-epimerase, with the protein MTEHPTNGSQKPIVVSPSILSADFSRLGDEIRAVDVAGADWIHVDVMDGRFVPNITIGPLIVEAIRPVTQKPIDVHLMIVEPEKYVGDFAKAGADLISVHAEHNASPHLHRTLGQIKEYGKQAGVVLNPGTPLELIEYVLHLCDLVLIMSVNPGFGGQSFIPEVLPKIRKLRQMCDERGLDPWIEVDGGLKGNNTWQVLEAGANAIVAGSAVFKAPDYAAAIEGIRRSRRPELATV; encoded by the coding sequence ATGACCGAACATCCCACCAACGGCTCTCAAAAACCGATTGTGGTTTCTCCTTCAATTTTGTCTGCTGACTTTAGTCGGTTGGGCGATGAAATTCGGGCTGTGGATGTAGCTGGCGCCGACTGGATTCATGTAGATGTTATGGATGGCCGTTTTGTCCCCAACATCACGATTGGTCCGCTGATTGTTGAGGCAATTCGTCCAGTGACTCAAAAGCCCATAGATGTCCACTTGATGATTGTGGAACCTGAGAAATATGTGGGCGATTTTGCTAAAGCAGGCGCTGATCTTATTTCAGTCCACGCAGAGCATAATGCTTCCCCTCACCTTCACCGTACTCTGGGGCAAATCAAGGAGTACGGTAAGCAGGCTGGCGTTGTCCTAAATCCCGGCACACCTCTTGAGCTCATTGAGTATGTCCTGCACCTCTGCGATTTGGTGCTGATCATGAGCGTCAACCCTGGTTTCGGGGGCCAAAGCTTCATTCCTGAAGTGCTGCCTAAGATTCGCAAGTTGCGTCAAATGTGCGATGAGCGAGGCCTAGACCCTTGGATTGAAGTGGATGGAGGACTCAAGGGCAATAATACCTGGCAAGTCCTAGAGGCAGGTGCTAATGCCATCGTTGCTGGTTCTGCAGTGTTCAAAGCTCCTGATTATGCTGCTGCTATTGAGGGAATCCGCCGCAGTCGCCGTCCTGAGTTAGCCACAGTTTAA
- a CDS encoding DNA-directed RNA polymerase subunit gamma yields the protein MPKLEQRFDYVKIGLASPDRIRTWGERTLPNGQVVGEVTKPETINYRTLKPEMDGLFCERIFGPAKDWECHCGKYKRVRHRGIVCERCGVEVTEARVRRHRMGYIKLAAPVTHVWYLKGIPSYMATLLDMPLRDVEQIVYFNAYVVLSPGNAENLTYKQLLTEDQWIEIEDQLYREDSQLSGIEVGIGAEAVQRLLQDLNMEAEAEGLREEIATSKGQKRAKLIKRLRVIDNFVATQSKPDWMVLQVIPVIPPDLRPMVQLDGGRFATSDLNDLYRRVINRNNRLARLQEILAPEIIVRNEKRMLQEAVDALIDNGRRGRTVVGANNRPLKSLSDIIEGKQGRFRQNLLGKRVDYSGRSVIVVGPNLKIHQCGLPREMAIELFQPFVIHKLIRQGLVNNIKAAKKLIQRNDPQVWDVLEEVIEGHPVMLNRAPTLHRLGIQAFEPILVDGRAIQLHPLVCPAFNADFDGDQMAVHVPLSLEAQAEARLLMLASNNILSPATGRPIVAPSQDMVLGCYYLTVSTPNSGDPEKMSGAGRHFANLDDVVIAYEQKQISLHAYVWVRFDGEVEDEEKNHEPEITRDETTGVVVKQYKNRRVREDAEGNVIAQSIRTTPGRIILNKTILASLAS from the coding sequence ATGCCGAAGCTGGAACAGCGGTTTGACTACGTCAAAATCGGCTTGGCTTCGCCTGATCGGATCCGGACTTGGGGAGAACGGACCCTCCCCAACGGACAGGTTGTTGGCGAAGTAACTAAACCTGAAACGATTAATTACCGAACGCTCAAGCCCGAGATGGACGGTCTGTTTTGTGAGCGCATCTTCGGGCCTGCCAAAGATTGGGAGTGTCACTGCGGCAAGTATAAGCGAGTTCGCCACCGGGGCATCGTTTGCGAGCGCTGCGGGGTTGAAGTAACCGAAGCGCGGGTGCGTCGGCACCGCATGGGTTACATCAAATTAGCTGCACCGGTCACTCACGTTTGGTACCTCAAAGGCATTCCTAGCTACATGGCGACGTTGCTGGACATGCCCTTGCGGGATGTTGAGCAGATCGTTTACTTCAATGCCTACGTTGTTCTTAGTCCTGGCAATGCTGAGAACCTAACTTATAAGCAACTGCTCACCGAAGACCAGTGGATTGAAATCGAGGATCAACTCTATCGAGAAGATTCTCAGCTGTCAGGTATTGAAGTAGGTATCGGCGCTGAGGCAGTGCAGCGGCTGCTTCAGGATCTCAATATGGAGGCTGAAGCTGAGGGTCTGCGCGAGGAGATCGCCACGTCTAAAGGTCAGAAGCGAGCCAAGTTGATCAAGCGCCTGCGCGTTATTGACAACTTCGTTGCCACTCAGTCGAAGCCAGACTGGATGGTCTTGCAGGTGATTCCGGTCATTCCTCCTGACCTGCGCCCAATGGTTCAGCTCGATGGTGGGCGCTTTGCCACCTCCGACTTGAACGACCTCTATCGTCGGGTGATTAACCGGAACAATCGTCTGGCTCGCCTGCAAGAGATTCTGGCTCCAGAAATCATTGTGCGCAACGAGAAGCGCATGCTTCAGGAAGCCGTAGATGCACTCATTGATAACGGACGGCGGGGTCGTACCGTGGTCGGTGCAAACAACCGGCCGCTCAAGTCCCTGTCCGACATCATTGAAGGTAAGCAAGGCCGCTTCCGGCAAAACTTGTTGGGTAAGCGGGTTGACTACTCGGGACGTTCAGTCATTGTGGTTGGACCTAACCTCAAGATCCACCAATGCGGCCTGCCCCGAGAGATGGCGATTGAGCTATTCCAGCCTTTCGTTATTCACAAACTCATCCGTCAAGGCTTAGTCAATAACATCAAGGCTGCTAAAAAGCTAATCCAACGGAATGACCCGCAGGTCTGGGATGTCCTCGAGGAAGTAATCGAAGGCCACCCCGTGATGCTCAACCGGGCACCCACGCTGCACCGTTTAGGGATTCAAGCCTTTGAACCCATCCTGGTCGATGGTCGCGCCATTCAACTGCATCCATTGGTCTGTCCAGCTTTTAACGCTGACTTTGACGGAGACCAGATGGCGGTTCACGTACCGCTCTCCCTGGAAGCTCAAGCTGAGGCTCGCCTGTTGATGCTGGCTTCCAACAACATTCTGTCCCCTGCTACGGGCCGACCGATTGTAGCGCCATCGCAGGATATGGTCTTGGGCTGTTATTACCTAACTGTTAGCACCCCAAACTCTGGCGATCCAGAAAAAATGTCTGGGGCCGGACGGCACTTTGCCAATCTAGACGACGTGGTGATTGCCTACGAGCAAAAACAGATCAGCTTGCATGCCTATGTATGGGTGCGCTTTGACGGTGAGGTTGAAGACGAAGAGAAAAA
- a CDS encoding TatD family hydrolase: MPSPLIDSHVHLNFESFQQDLDATAQRWREAGVVRLIHSCVEPAEFSQIQALADRFPELSFAVGLHPLDADKAMPELLDQLRSLAASDRRVVALGEMGLDFYKADNQAQQELVFRAQLALARELDLPVIIHCRDAAARMYELLLAVQAEGPPVRGVMHCWGGTPEETSWFLGLGFYISFSGTVTFKNATQIQASVAVVPDERLLIETDCPFLSPVPKRGKRNEPAFVQYVAQQVAQLRGLSLESLAELTTHNAAQLFRLSLNDVEFASQILQT; the protein is encoded by the coding sequence GTGCCTTCTCCGCTGATTGACAGCCACGTCCACCTCAACTTTGAAAGCTTTCAGCAAGATCTGGATGCGACAGCGCAACGCTGGCGAGAAGCTGGAGTGGTTAGGTTGATCCATTCGTGCGTAGAGCCAGCAGAGTTTAGCCAGATTCAAGCTCTTGCTGATCGGTTCCCTGAGCTTTCTTTTGCGGTGGGGCTGCATCCTTTGGATGCGGATAAGGCAATGCCCGAACTCTTGGACCAACTGCGTAGCCTAGCCGCTTCTGATCGGCGAGTCGTTGCGCTAGGAGAAATGGGGCTGGACTTCTACAAGGCAGACAATCAGGCGCAGCAAGAGTTAGTCTTTCGGGCTCAGTTAGCGCTCGCCCGTGAGCTGGATCTGCCCGTTATCATTCATTGCCGAGATGCGGCAGCGCGGATGTATGAGCTACTCTTGGCGGTTCAGGCGGAGGGGCCGCCAGTTCGAGGTGTTATGCACTGCTGGGGAGGCACCCCAGAAGAAACCAGCTGGTTCTTGGGCCTGGGTTTCTATATTAGTTTCAGTGGCACGGTCACTTTTAAAAATGCCACTCAAATTCAGGCATCCGTAGCAGTTGTACCTGACGAACGGCTTCTCATTGAGACTGATTGCCCCTTTCTATCGCCTGTTCCAAAGCGAGGTAAGCGCAATGAGCCCGCCTTCGTGCAGTATGTGGCCCAGCAGGTGGCGCAATTGCGAGGTCTATCTTTAGAGTCATTGGCCGAGTTGACTACGCACAATGCGGCTCAACTTTTCCGGCTTAGCTTAAATGATGTAGAATTTGCGTCACAAATTCTGCAAACTTGA